In Hyphomicrobium denitrificans ATCC 51888, the DNA window AGCGAAGGCTCGTCGGGCTCGAATTATGCGCCGGGACATGAAAAAGGCAGTGGGCCGGCCAATGAGCGTGCGCCCGGCAACATGAAATCCGAAGGGTCCGCGCGTGAGTACGCTCCCGGACACGAGAAAGATAGGACCGGAAAGCAGTCTGAAAGCCGCTCCGATCGCGATCGCGATATGCAGCGAAATCGTGCTGATCGATCTGAAAGGAATTCAGACCGCAACGCCCGAGGCGACCGCGATTCCGATATGAAAAATCGAAATGCTTCGGGAGACCGGGATCGCAACCGGAACGAGGCGCGCGGAGAAGACCGCGGTGGCGCGTCGAGCGGCGCGAGTCAGGGCACGGAAGGTCGCGCGGAAGGACATCGCGGATCGATCGCTAGCGTCACAACTGAACAACGCAGCAGAGCGCGCTCGGCGTTCAGCAGCCATCGCGTCGCGCCAGTCCGTGATCTCGGTGTAGCAGTGAATGTCGGCGTGCGGCTGCCGCGCACGGTGCATTTATATCCGGTGCCGCTGGCTGTGGTCGAGATCGTACCGGCATATCGCGAATATGAGTACATCCAGATCGACGATAACCGGATCGCTATTATTGATCCCGACACTTTTGAAGTCGTCGACATCATCTTGCTGGCGTAAGCTGAGAGAAGCGAATTCAAAAACGAGGGCTCGTAGCATTGCTGCGAGCCCTTTTTGCTTGCGATCAATTCGGCGCCGAGCGCGCCTGCCAAGCAAGCAAACGTAATGGTGAGGAAGCGGAACGAGGAGAGGCCCAGTCCGGGGGCAGACTGAGCCTCTTCGCAAATGAAGACCACCAGCCGGGGGTGCGCTGGCTTTTGGTGCAGGGGGATACACCGGTCTTCACATCATCAACAGGGCGCGTCTGCGATTGGTTCCAGCCCGCAAAGTCATAAAAACAGCGATTATTATTAAAAGATTTTCATCAGTGTGCGCACTCGCCCACGACGATCAGCAAGCTGCGGTCTACACTTGTAATCATAGGAAAACACCCTGGCGATTGAGCCAGGG includes these proteins:
- a CDS encoding DUF1236 domain-containing protein; translation: MLKSSIAIAALMIGAPMAFAQGAPNADKGGAGAGMSDRSSHERMGGASGASEGSSGSNYAPGHEKGSGPANERAPGNMKSEGSAREYAPGHEKDRTGKQSESRSDRDRDMQRNRADRSERNSDRNARGDRDSDMKNRNASGDRDRNRNEARGEDRGGASSGASQGTEGRAEGHRGSIASVTTEQRSRARSAFSSHRVAPVRDLGVAVNVGVRLPRTVHLYPVPLAVVEIVPAYREYEYIQIDDNRIAIIDPDTFEVVDIILLA